CTCGGCGCCGAGGATGTCGGTCAGCGCGACGTAGCGCGTCTCGCCATCCACTTCATCGGACACCAGGCCCATCGCGATGCCGGCGACCGGCGCCTTCAGCGGCACACCGGCGTTGAGCAGCGACATCGTGGACGCGCAGACCGAGCCCATCGAGGTGGAACCGTTGGAGCCCAGCGCCTCCGACACCTGCCGGATGGCGTAGGGGAACTCGTCCCGCTTCGGCAGCACCGGCACCAGCGCGCGCTCGGCCAGCATGCCGTGGCCGATCTCGCGCCGCTTGGGCGAACCCACGCGGCCGGTCTCGCCGGTGGAGAACGGCGGGAAGTTGTAGTGGTGCAGGTACCGCTTCGTCGTCTCCGGCGACAGCGAGTCGATCTGCTGCTCCATGCGCAGCATGTTCAGCGTGGTGACACCCAGGATCTGGGTCTCGCCGCGCTCGAACAGCGCCGAACCGTGCGCCCGCGGGATGATCGCGACCTCCGCCGAGAGCTGCCGGATGTCGGTGAGGCCCCGGCCGTCGATGCGGACCTTGTCGCGCAGGATCCGCTGGCGGATCAGCTTCTTGGTCAGCGCGCGGAACGCGGCGCCGATCTCCTTGTCACGGCCCTCGAACGCCTCGCCCTCGCCGAGGCCGACCTTGGCCAGCACTGCGGCCTTGACCTCGTCGGTGGCGTTCTCCCGCTCCTGCTTCCCGGCGATGGTCAGCGCCTTGGCCAGGTCCTCGCTCGCGATGGCGGCCACCGCGTCGTAGGCGTCCTGCTGGTAGGCGGGGAACACCGGGAAGTCGCCGGTCGGCTTGGCGGCCGCATCGGCGAGCCGCTGCTGCGCCTCGCACAGCACGCGGATGAACGGCTTGGCGGCGGCGAGACCCTCGGCCACGGCCTGCTCGGTCGGCGCCGGGGCACCGCCCGAGATCAGGTCGAGCGTGTTCTCGGTGCCCTCCGCCTCGACCATCATGATCGCGACGTCGTCACCGACGACACGGCCGGCGACCACCATGTTGAAGGTCGCCTGCTCCAGCTGCGACCAGGTCGGGAACGCGACCCACTGCCCGTCGATCAATGCGACGCGCACGCCGCCGATCGGGCCGGAGAACGGCAGGCCACCGATCTGGGTCGAGGCCGACGCGGCGTTGATCGCCAGCACGTCGTAGGGGTCCTCGGGGTGCAGGCTCTGCACGGTGACGACGATCTGGATCTCGTTGCGCAGGCCGTCGGCGAACGACGGGCGCAGCGGCCGGTCGATGAGCCGGCAGGTCAGGATCGCGTCGGTGGAGGGACGGCCCTCGCGACGGAAGAACGCACCCGGGATCCGGCCCGCGGCGTACATCCGCTCCTCGACGTCCACCGTCAGCGGGAAGAAGTCGAAGTGCTCCTTCGGCTGCTTCGAGGCGGTGGTCGCCGACAGCAGCATGGTCTCTTCGTCCAGGTAGGCCACGACGGCGCCGGCGGCCTGCCGGGCGAGCCTGCCCGTCTCGAAGCGGATCGTGCGGGTGCCGAACTTGCCGTTGTCGATGACGGCCTCGGACTCGTGCACGACAGGTCCGCTTGCTTCGGTCATGTGTAGTTGACTCCTCGTTCGTTCGGGCAGCATGCGCCCCGC
The sequence above is a segment of the Amycolatopsis viridis genome. Coding sequences within it:
- a CDS encoding polyribonucleotide nucleotidyltransferase is translated as MTEASGPVVHESEAVIDNGKFGTRTIRFETGRLARQAAGAVVAYLDEETMLLSATTASKQPKEHFDFFPLTVDVEERMYAAGRIPGAFFRREGRPSTDAILTCRLIDRPLRPSFADGLRNEIQIVVTVQSLHPEDPYDVLAINAASASTQIGGLPFSGPIGGVRVALIDGQWVAFPTWSQLEQATFNMVVAGRVVGDDVAIMMVEAEGTENTLDLISGGAPAPTEQAVAEGLAAAKPFIRVLCEAQQRLADAAAKPTGDFPVFPAYQQDAYDAVAAIASEDLAKALTIAGKQERENATDEVKAAVLAKVGLGEGEAFEGRDKEIGAAFRALTKKLIRQRILRDKVRIDGRGLTDIRQLSAEVAIIPRAHGSALFERGETQILGVTTLNMLRMEQQIDSLSPETTKRYLHHYNFPPFSTGETGRVGSPKRREIGHGMLAERALVPVLPKRDEFPYAIRQVSEALGSNGSTSMGSVCASTMSLLNAGVPLKAPVAGIAMGLVSDEVDGETRYVALTDILGAEDAFGDMDFKVAGTKDFITALQLDTKLDGIPSDVLAGALNQAKDARLTILDVLAEAIDQPDEMSPYAPRVTSVKIPVDKIGEVIGPKGKMINSITEETGADISIEDDGTIYVGAADGPSAEAAISKINAIANPQLPKVGERFLGTVVKTAAFGAFVSLLPGKDGLIHISKLGNGKRIGKVEDVVNVGDKLRVEIADIDNRGKISLVLVKDEEDTAEGTKSAEETPAEGAEAK